The sequence TTCGCCGACAAGGCACGCAGCGCCTGCGTCATGTACGTCGCGTTGAGGCCGTTCTCCAGGTCGATGTCCACGCCGTCGAAGCCGTACGTCTGCATCAGTGAGTAGACGGAATTCGCGAAGTTCGCCGCCGACGCCGAGTCGCTCACCGACACCGTGCCGTTCTGGCCGCCGATGGAGACGACGACCTTCTTGCCGGCCGCCTGCTTGGCCTTGATGTCGGCCTTGAACTGGTCGACCGTGTAGCCGCCGAGGCCGGCCGAGTCCAGGTTGAAGGAGACCGCTCCCGGCGTCGAGGCCGCGTCCGCGAAGGCCACGGCGATGATGTCGTACGAGGACGGGACGTCGGACAGCTTCTGGACCGTCGCGCCGTTGTTGAAGTTCTGCCAGTAGCCCGTCACGGCGTGCTTGGGGAGACTCCCGCCGCTGCCGCCGCTGTTTCCGGAGGTCGTCGTGCCCGTCACCGCCGCCGACTTCGCCGACTCACCCGCCGAGTTGGTCGCCGTGATCTGGAAGGAGTACGACGTCGACGCCGACAAACCGGTGACCGTGGCCGAGGTGCCGGTCACCGCACTCACCTTCGTGCCGTCGCGGTACACGTTGTACCCCGTCGCGCCCGACACCGTGGGCCAGGAGAGGGAGACCGAGGACGAGGTGGTGCCGGAGACCGACAGGCCGGAAGGTGCGGACGGCACGGAAGGGGCCGGGGCGCCGCCGCCTCCGCCGTCGGGGCCGTACACCGAGATGTCGTCGGCGTAGTAGGCGGCCTGGCCGTACCAGCCGTGTGTGTACACCGTGACGGACGTCGTGGACGCGCCCGTGGTGAACGTCGTCGACAGTTGCTTCCACGAAGACGAGTCCGGGGTCCAGGTCGAGACGTCCGTCGTGCCCGTGCCCGTCACGCCCAGGTAGGAGTAGCCGCCCTGCACCCACGCGCTCAGCGTGTACGTCGAGTTGGGCTTCACCGCCACCGACTGGGTGCACTGGGCGTTGTCCTGACCGGCCGGGGTCGCCTTGAGGGCCGAGGTGCCGCCGTGGACCGGGGACGAGACCGTCGTGCCGCTGCCGGCCGAGCAGGTCCAGTTGGTCAGGCCCGACTCGAAGCCGGTGTTCTTGGCGTTGTTGACGTCCGCGGCGGACGCGGGGGTGGCGGCGAGGCCCGCCACCGAGAGGGCTAGGGCGGTGGCGGCGGACCACGTCGCGATCCGCCGTCCGCGTGGTCTGGGCATGCCTGGTGCGCGGTCCACTGGGGCCTCCGGTGGGGAGTCTGCGGGGAGGGAGAAGGGGAGAGAGGGAGGGGGAGGGGAAAGAAGGGGAGAGAGGTGAGGGGGCGGTGGCCACCGTCGGCAAACAAGTTGGTCCAGACCAATCCCGCTGTCAAGAGGTCCAGACCAAAACCATCTCCGCCACCTTGACGGTCACTCGTTCAACCTGTCCTGTTTTGGCGGGACTTGTGACCGGGGAGTTCCATACGAGCTACACAAACGCTGTTCTCCGGTCATTGGGGCGTGGATACAGTGCTCACGTAGTCACGCAATGAAGTCGTCCTGGCGCATTGGCGTTACACCGGTGGGCCGAAGGGTGTGAAGAGCGGGGAGCTGCGCGTGCCAACTGCCATTGCCGTGACCAGTGCCGACATGGCACTGCCGGCGCAGGACGAACGGACCATGCCGGCCGTCGTACTGCGCGATCTCGACCAGCGCCCGCTGGAGCAGTCGCTGACCGAACTGCACACCCTCACCGAGCAGTACGGGTATGTGGTCGTCGTGTGTTCCCTGGCCACTCCTGAGCCCGTCGTGCGACGGCTGTACACCCTGCGGTCGCTGCTGGAGAGCGACCGGATAGCCCTCTTCCGGCCCGAGCTGCCCCCGCTCGGCACAGCCGTCCTCGCCCGGCAGCTGCGGCAGCTCGCCTCCTGCGATCTGAGTCCTGGCGTGCTCGCCTCCGCCGGGCGGCTGCTCACCCACTACATCCACGCCGGCGCCGTGCTCGGCTCGGTCGCGCGGCTCGACCGGGTGCCGGTCGGGCTCAAGGCACACGCCAAGTCATGGGTGCCGGGCAGCCAGTTCGCCGTCGTCGCCCATCCCGAACCGCAGCTCGTCAAGGTCGCCCCTGGCGTCACCCTCAAGGGGCCCGAGTTCAGTACCTGGATGCTCGTCGCCAAGGGGCAGCTGCAGACCGACTGGGTCGCGGGGCTCGCCGAGGCGTGGAGCGCGCACGGCCTGCGCGAGACGCCGCTGCCCGCCGAGTCCCCGCGGTGGTGGGGGACCGGGCGGATGGTCGAGTTCTGCAGCCATCTCGCCGACCTTTCGGTGCTGTACCAACTGGTGACCTCGGTACGGCAGTCCCTGTGCCACTGGTGCGGGATCGAGGTCATCGGCGACCGCTGCGTCTTCTGCTCCGCCACCCCGCCCGTCTACGAGCCCCCGGCTCCCCGTGCCCTGGAGCAACGAACGCCCGCCTGACCGACTCGCACGGCCGGCACTCACATCCCGCACATTCCGCTCGACCGATTCCCCCCAATGAGGTTGCACGGTTCATGAACTCCCGTCAGCGCCGCGGCGTGATACTCCTGATCCTGTCGGTCCTGTGCGCTCTCGGCGCGTTCGCCGGTGTGCTCTCCGTCGTCGACGACGTCCAGTCCAAGGTCGGGCCCGAGGTCAGCGCCTATCGGATCAGGTCCGACGTGAAGCCGTACACCGCGCTGAGCACGGGCCAGTTCGAGAAGATCAAGATGCCCGAGCGGTGGCTGTCCGGCAATGCCGTCACCGATCTCCACGGGATCCAGGGCAAGATCGCCGTCACCACCCTGCACGCCGGCTCCCTGCTCCAGAACGACATGATCGTCGACCAGCCCGCCCTCCAGCCCGGTCAGCAGGAGGTCGCCATCATGATCGACGCCGCGACGGGCGTGGCGGGCAAGATCACTCCGGGCTCGCGGGTCAACGTGTACGCCACCTTCGAGGGCAAGAAGCAGGGCGACCCCGACCAGTCAAAGATCATCGTCACCAACGCCCGGGTCCTCGACGTCGGCCAGATCACCGCCCTCGATCCCGACCGCGACAAGAACCAACAGCCCACCGAGGCCGTCCCCATCACCTTCGCGCTGTCCACCCTCGACGCCCAGCGCATCACCTACGCCGAGTCCTTCGCCCAGCGGGTCCGGCTCGCCCTGGTGGCCCCCGGCAGCGAGACCAGCGTCCCGGACAAGGACCGCACCTATGAACTCGCGACGGACAAATGAGAGGCGGCCCGCATGCCCACCAGGATCCTCCCGGCCGGCGCGGACCCGGACGCCGTCCGCTCCCTCGTGACGCTGCTCAGCCAGCTCCCCGACGCCGAACCGCAGCCGCCCGTCGTCGACTCCACCCAACTGGTCGACACCCTCGCCCGCCTGGCGGCGGATTCGGTGGACGAGCTGCCCGAGGTCGTGGTCGTCCATGAGCGCATCGGGCCGGTTCCCGCGCTGGAGCTGATCCGTGAGGTCGCCCTGCGCTTCCCGGCCGTCGGCGTCGTTCTCGTCACCACCGACGCGAGCCCCGGCCTGTTCGCCGCCGCCATGGACTCCGGCGCGCGCGGCCTGGTCGCGCTCCCGCTGTCGTACGAGGAACTCGCCAGCCGCGTCCAGGCGGTCGCCCAGTGGTCCGCCGGAGTACGCCGCCATCTGGGACACGGCGGCTCCGACATCCTCGGCGGCGTCGGCGGTACGGTCGTCACGGTCAGCGGCGCCAAGGGAGGCGTCGGCGCGACCCTGGCGGCCATCCAGCTCGCCCTCGCCGCGCAGGCCTCCGGCCGGGCCGTCGCCCTGGTCGACCTCGACCTCCAGACCGGCGACATCGCCTCCTACCTGGACGTCCAGTTCCGTCGCTCGGTCGTGGACCTGGCCGCCATCACCGACATCTCCCCGCGGGTCCTCGCCGACGCCGTCTTCCGTCACGACACCGGTCTCGCCCTGCTCCTCGCACCCGCCGAGGGCGAACGCGGCGAGGAGGTCACCGACCGTGCCGCCCGCCAGATCGTCAGCGCCCTGCGCTCCCGGTACGAGGTCGTCGTCGTGGACTGCGGCGCCCAGCTCGGCGGGGCCGGCGCGGCAGTGGTGGAGATGGCCGACACCGCCCTGCTGGTGACCACGCCCGACGTGGTCGCCGTACGGGCCGCCAAGCGCACCGTACGCATGTGGGACCGGTTGCAGATCCGCAAGGCCGAGGAGACGACCGTCGTCGTCAACCGGCACACACGCAGTACGGAGATCCAGCCGGCGCTCGTGCAGCGGATCACGGGTACGGCGGTGGCGCGCACCGCCGTGCCCGCCAACTTCAAGGAACTGCACGCGGTCGTGGACGCCGGGCGGCTGCACGACCTGGACGGCCGGAGCACGGTGAAGCAGGCGTTGTGGGCGCTCGCCGGGGAACTGGGGCTGGTGAAGGC is a genomic window of Streptomyces griseochromogenes containing:
- a CDS encoding chitinase, whose protein sequence is MPRPRGRRIATWSAATALALSVAGLAATPASAADVNNAKNTGFESGLTNWTCSAGSGTTVSSPVHGGTSALKATPAGQDNAQCTQSVAVKPNSTYTLSAWVQGGYSYLGVTGTGTTDVSTWTPDSSSWKQLSTTFTTGASTTSVTVYTHGWYGQAAYYADDISVYGPDGGGGGAPAPSVPSAPSGLSVSGTTSSSVSLSWPTVSGATGYNVYRDGTKVSAVTGTSATVTGLSASTSYSFQITATNSAGESAKSAAVTGTTTSGNSGGSGGSLPKHAVTGYWQNFNNGATVQKLSDVPSSYDIIAVAFADAASTPGAVSFNLDSAGLGGYTVDQFKADIKAKQAAGKKVVVSIGGQNGTVSVSDSASAANFANSVYSLMQTYGFDGVDIDLENGLNATYMTQALRALSAKAGSSLVITMAPQTIDMQSTSNSYFQTALNVKDILTVVNMQYYNSGSMLGCDGKVYSQGSVDFLTALACIQLEGGLSPSQVGLGLPASTSAAGSGYVSPSVVNNALDCLTKGTGCGSFKPSKTYPDLRGAMTWSTNWDAASGNAWSNSVGAHVHGLP
- the cpaB gene encoding Flp pilus assembly protein CpaB; translated protein: MNSRQRRGVILLILSVLCALGAFAGVLSVVDDVQSKVGPEVSAYRIRSDVKPYTALSTGQFEKIKMPERWLSGNAVTDLHGIQGKIAVTTLHAGSLLQNDMIVDQPALQPGQQEVAIMIDAATGVAGKITPGSRVNVYATFEGKKQGDPDQSKIIVTNARVLDVGQITALDPDRDKNQQPTEAVPITFALSTLDAQRITYAESFAQRVRLALVAPGSETSVPDKDRTYELATDK
- a CDS encoding AAA family ATPase → MPTRILPAGADPDAVRSLVTLLSQLPDAEPQPPVVDSTQLVDTLARLAADSVDELPEVVVVHERIGPVPALELIREVALRFPAVGVVLVTTDASPGLFAAAMDSGARGLVALPLSYEELASRVQAVAQWSAGVRRHLGHGGSDILGGVGGTVVTVSGAKGGVGATLAAIQLALAAQASGRAVALVDLDLQTGDIASYLDVQFRRSVVDLAAITDISPRVLADAVFRHDTGLALLLAPAEGERGEEVTDRAARQIVSALRSRYEVVVVDCGAQLGGAGAAVVEMADTALLVTTPDVVAVRAAKRTVRMWDRLQIRKAEETTVVVNRHTRSTEIQPALVQRITGTAVARTAVPANFKELHAVVDAGRLHDLDGRSTVKQALWALAGELGLVKAAEGSHRGGGRLRGDRGPVSMRRRKE